A single window of Cataglyphis hispanica isolate Lineage 1 chromosome 2, ULB_Chis1_1.0, whole genome shotgun sequence DNA harbors:
- the LOC126855917 gene encoding 60S ribosomal protein L37a, with product MNNTLFLCCDQTSRVDTQRGDSDLSPLPPTPTLYRSLPFSGSLQKCFTLIKMAKRTKKVGITGKYGTRYGASLRKMVKKMEITQHSKYTCSFCGKEAMKRSVVGIWSCKRCKRTVAGGAWVYSTTAAASVRSAVRRLREVKEQ from the exons ATGAATAACACGCTTTTCTTATGTTGCGac CAAACTTCCCGCGTTGACACTCAGCGGGGTGACTCGGATCTCTCCCCTCTTCCTCCAACTCCAACTCTCTATCGCTCTCTACCTTTTTCCGGTTCTTTGCAAAAGTGTTTTACACTAATCAAGATg GCCAAACGCACGAAGAAGGTCGGAATCACCGGTAAATATGGCACTCGCTACGGTGCCTCCCTTAGGAAAATGGTGAAAAAGATGGAAATCACACAACACAGCAAGTACACCTGCTCTTTTTGCGGCAaa GAAGCAATGAAACGCAGCGTTGTAGGAATTTGGTCATGCAAACGATGTAAGAGGACAGTTGCTGGTGGCGCATGGGTATATTCCACAACTGCTGCCGCTTCAGTAAGATCAGCAGTGCGCCGATTACGTGAAGTAAAAGAAcagtaa
- the LOC126855893 gene encoding SH3 domain-binding glutamic acid-rich protein homolog isoform X1, whose amino-acid sequence MVVKIYISGISGNKEVKKRQQRVTMILDSKNVEYEIIDITEPGKELEKEFMQANSNARTNKYPLPPQIFNEDDYCGDYEDFDLANELDELEKFLKVMPAVSTAEITLDSKSQSDGIQENGNTSSREPSADKEADIVLSDSLPERTTLDSENKALDDSKPTEVDSATKIITSDEGEHVEDNGDKNEEKSDDQEKEE is encoded by the exons ATGGTCGTCAAAATCTACATATCGGGTATCAGCGGCAACAAGGAA GTGAAGAAAAGACAACAACGTGTGACGATGATTCTAGATAGTAAAAATGTGGAATATGAGATTATTGATATAACAGAGCCAGGCAAGGAATTAGAGAAAGAATTCATGCAAGCTAATAGTAATGCAAGAACCAATAAGTATCCATTACCAccgcaaatatttaatgaggATGATTATTGTGGA gaTTATGAAGACTTTGATTTAGCAAACGAATTGGATGAATTGGAAAAGTTTTTGAAAGTAATGCCGGCAGTCAGTACTGCAGAAATCACTCTTGATTCAAAATCTCAGAGTGATGGAATCCAAGAGAATGGAAATACTTCAAGTCGAGAG CCTTCTGCGGACAAAGAAGCGGATATAGTACTCTCCGACAG TTTACCAGAAAGAACAACTTTAGACAGCGAGAATAAAGCCTTAGATGACTCTAAACCGACTGAAGTAGATAGCGCGACAAAAATTATCACTAGTGACGAAGGCGAACATGTCGAAGATAATGgagataaaaatgaagagaaatcCGACGAccaagagaaagaggaatag
- the LOC126855893 gene encoding SH3 domain-binding glutamic acid-rich protein homolog isoform X2: MQVKKRQQRVTMILDSKNVEYEIIDITEPGKELEKEFMQANSNARTNKYPLPPQIFNEDDYCGDYEDFDLANELDELEKFLKVMPAVSTAEITLDSKSQSDGIQENGNTSSREPSADKEADIVLSDSLPERTTLDSENKALDDSKPTEVDSATKIITSDEGEHVEDNGDKNEEKSDDQEKEE; the protein is encoded by the exons ATGCAG GTGAAGAAAAGACAACAACGTGTGACGATGATTCTAGATAGTAAAAATGTGGAATATGAGATTATTGATATAACAGAGCCAGGCAAGGAATTAGAGAAAGAATTCATGCAAGCTAATAGTAATGCAAGAACCAATAAGTATCCATTACCAccgcaaatatttaatgaggATGATTATTGTGGA gaTTATGAAGACTTTGATTTAGCAAACGAATTGGATGAATTGGAAAAGTTTTTGAAAGTAATGCCGGCAGTCAGTACTGCAGAAATCACTCTTGATTCAAAATCTCAGAGTGATGGAATCCAAGAGAATGGAAATACTTCAAGTCGAGAG CCTTCTGCGGACAAAGAAGCGGATATAGTACTCTCCGACAG TTTACCAGAAAGAACAACTTTAGACAGCGAGAATAAAGCCTTAGATGACTCTAAACCGACTGAAGTAGATAGCGCGACAAAAATTATCACTAGTGACGAAGGCGAACATGTCGAAGATAATGgagataaaaatgaagagaaatcCGACGAccaagagaaagaggaatag